Below is a window of Candidatus Stygibacter australis DNA.
GGGTGATCATATCAACAAATACCAAAAACCTTCAGGAGCAGATATTCACAAAGGATCTGCCTTTACTTAAAAAATGCCTGAAAATCCCCTTTGAAGCAGTACTTTTGAAAGGAAGAGGTAATTATATCTGTGAGAAGAAATGGCAGGAGGTTATGAATACCTGGCAAAGAGCTGCTGCTGCCTGGGAAATTCGCGATCTGATGAAATTGATAATCTGGAAAAAATTCACCCAAACTGGCGATATTGTAGAAAATAATTCCTTCAATCCGGGCAAGATGAGTTCCACCTGGAAAAAGGTGGTAGCGGATCGTCATTTCTGCCGTGGCAGACGCTGCAGTTCTGCAGGATCATGTCATTTTATGCAGAAACGCGTACTGGCTGATAATGCCAATATTGTGGTTATCAATCATCATTTGCTGCTTGCTGATGCCGTGTCAGAAAATTCCGTGCTGGGAGAATATGAAAGACTCATCATTGATGAAGCTCATAATCTGCCGAACACTGCCCACACCGAGCTGGGATTTAGTCTTGGCTGGCCGGATTTTAATGGCTTTTTTATGCAGCTTTTCCATATCCGCAAAGATTATCAAAGTGGGGAACTGATCTCATTGAAAAGAGACCTGCAATCCAGCAATCTGGATAATTCCACCAAAGACACGGTAATCAATATAATTGAAAGCCTGATAAATATCATTAATGAATGTCAGGAAGTATTTACATCCTTTTTCTGGGAGATGGGTGAAACGGTTAAAACATGCACAAAATATGGCAAATTAAGTTACTTCAAAGACCCTGATGAATATAAGAATGCCAGATTAAATAAACTGCCCGACTTCAGCTTCATTGATCAGGTTCCAGATCTGATGAATTGCCTTACTGCGATCATGAAATCAGTAAAAACCCTGAGCATGAACCTGGGCGGAATAGATGGCAGCAGGTTGAATAATTATGATCAGCATCTGGAAAGCACTGAGCGCATACAACAGCGGATATCTGATTTCCAGGAAAATCTGGAAGCAATCCTTCAGCCAGATTATGATGCTAGTGCCTACTGGTTCTCTATTTTAAATGTGGCAGATTCTGAATATCCTGCCGGAGTAATAAATGTTGTTCCTTTGGATATCTCCTCTCAGATGAGTGAATATTTTTATGATAATAAAGAATCAATTATATTTACTTCAGCCACTTTAGCCATCCGGGGGATATTTAAATATTATGAGCGTCGCATGGGTCTGCCCCTTACTGAGAATGATAAGGTTCGTCTGGAGATAGTGGACTCACCTTTTGATTATAATCAACAATCCGTAGTATTGAACACTGTATATCTGCCCTTATATTCTGATCCTTACTTCTTTATGCAGTCAATGGATTTGATCGCTCAGGCAAGCCAGAGAGTTCCCGGAGGTACTCTTGTGCTTTTCACTTCTTATCAGGATATGGATAATGCCTATAAAAAGCTGGCAGAAATTTTACCTGCTGATATTGCCCTTATGATCCAGTCACGCACAAGTTCACGCACTTCACTGCTTAAGCAGTTCAGTGATGATGGCAAAGGTATATTACTTGGAACAAGCTCATTTTGGGAAGGTGTAGATGTTCCCGGAGAAGCGCTTTCTCAGATAATAATCTATAAGCTGCCCTTCCCCTCTCCAGGTGACCCGATAGTGGAAGCATATACCAAGAAATTAGCTCGCGATCAAAAGCCACCCTTTGAATATTACACCCTGCCGGAAGCTCTGCTTAAATACAGACAGGGCTATGGCAGACTGATCAGATCAACTAAAGATACTGGGGTTATCATCGTGCTGGATAACCGGATTGCCAGAAAGCATGATCGCTATGGTAAATATTTCATGCAGGTGATCCCCGCTCAAACAATTTTTGTCCGCAGCCCGGAAGAAACGATATCACGGGTTTCAAACTGGTTTACCCAGCAGAAACTGCACCATTAGACCCTGTGCAAATTCAAGGAGATTAATACATGAATCCTGTGGAGCTCATTATCCGAAAAAGGGATGGTGGTGAATTACTGCCAGCCGAAATGAAACATTTTATTACGGATTATATAGAAGGGAATATTGATGCCAGCCAGATGACAGCACTGCTGATGGCTATATATTTTAAGGGAATGACCAATTCTGAAACACGAAATCTTACTGATATCTATATAAATTCCGGCAGCAGAATAGAATTTCCACCTGATATGCCCACAGTAGATAAACATTCCACTGGTGGTGTGGGTGATAAGATCAGCCTGATGCTGGCGCCTATCGTTGCTGCCTGCGGAGTACCGGTTCCCATGATCTCTGGCAGGGGACTGGGGCATACTGGCGGAACTCTGGATAAACTTGAAGCTATCCCGGGTTTCAGAACTGATTTCGCGCAATCTGATTTTATCAAATTTGTGAATACTTCCGGCTTGGCAATCATCAGCCAGAGCGAAAAACTTGTCCCTGCAGATAGACTCATCTATGCCTTGCGTGATACTACCGGTACAGTGGAAAGCCTGCCCTTGATCACTGCCAGTATAATGGGCAAAAAAATTGCCGAAGGTGCTCATAACCTGGTGATCGATCTTAAAGTAGGAAGTGGTGCCTTTATGAGAGATCTTGAAAAGGCTCAGAAATTAGGTGAATTACTAACTTCCACTGGCATTGCATTTGGACAAAAAGTGAAAGTTACCTATACTAATATGAACTCACCTCTGGGATTTTACTGCGGTAATGCTCTGGAAACCAGAGAAGCTATTGATTATCTGAAAGGTGAAACCGCCCCTGATATTGATATTATCACCCGCAGGCTGGCAAAAGAAATGCTCCTGCTCACTGGAGTTTATTCTGATCCTCAGGCTGCTGAGACTAAGATTGATCAGGTTATCAGCTCAGGTGCTGCCTTGGAGAAGCTTATTGCCATGATACGCCAGCAGGAAGGCAATGTGAATGTTATCGATAAATATGATATATTACCTACAGCAAAATATGAACTACCGGTGATCTCCTCACAAGAGGGCTGGATAAAATCAATTAACAGCCGTCAGATAGGCTATGCCCTGGTGAGTATTGGTGCGGGACGTAAAACCCT
It encodes the following:
- a CDS encoding helicase C-terminal domain-containing protein; translated protein: VIISTNTKNLQEQIFTKDLPLLKKCLKIPFEAVLLKGRGNYICEKKWQEVMNTWQRAAAAWEIRDLMKLIIWKKFTQTGDIVENNSFNPGKMSSTWKKVVADRHFCRGRRCSSAGSCHFMQKRVLADNANIVVINHHLLLADAVSENSVLGEYERLIIDEAHNLPNTAHTELGFSLGWPDFNGFFMQLFHIRKDYQSGELISLKRDLQSSNLDNSTKDTVINIIESLINIINECQEVFTSFFWEMGETVKTCTKYGKLSYFKDPDEYKNARLNKLPDFSFIDQVPDLMNCLTAIMKSVKTLSMNLGGIDGSRLNNYDQHLESTERIQQRISDFQENLEAILQPDYDASAYWFSILNVADSEYPAGVINVVPLDISSQMSEYFYDNKESIIFTSATLAIRGIFKYYERRMGLPLTENDKVRLEIVDSPFDYNQQSVVLNTVYLPLYSDPYFFMQSMDLIAQASQRVPGGTLVLFTSYQDMDNAYKKLAEILPADIALMIQSRTSSRTSLLKQFSDDGKGILLGTSSFWEGVDVPGEALSQIIIYKLPFPSPGDPIVEAYTKKLARDQKPPFEYYTLPEALLKYRQGYGRLIRSTKDTGVIIVLDNRIARKHDRYGKYFMQVIPAQTIFVRSPEETISRVSNWFTQQKLHH
- a CDS encoding thymidine phosphorylase codes for the protein MNPVELIIRKRDGGELLPAEMKHFITDYIEGNIDASQMTALLMAIYFKGMTNSETRNLTDIYINSGSRIEFPPDMPTVDKHSTGGVGDKISLMLAPIVAACGVPVPMISGRGLGHTGGTLDKLEAIPGFRTDFAQSDFIKFVNTSGLAIISQSEKLVPADRLIYALRDTTGTVESLPLITASIMGKKIAEGAHNLVIDLKVGSGAFMRDLEKAQKLGELLTSTGIAFGQKVKVTYTNMNSPLGFYCGNALETREAIDYLKGETAPDIDIITRRLAKEMLLLTGVYSDPQAAETKIDQVISSGAALEKLIAMIRQQEGNVNVIDKYDILPTAKYELPVISSQEGWIKSINSRQIGYALVSIGAGRKTLKSILDMSAGAWLPHKIGAKLDKQQILGKVYCNDKSAGEAAVKRIKAAYEISATKIETEEIILIP